The uncultured Methanomethylovorans sp. genome contains a region encoding:
- a CDS encoding type I restriction endonuclease has translation MIYAYDGISPQRQDYRQVILPDRLLNALNRLNPKVPAQILEDVLHTLSKPQHLSLIKNNRAFHEMLLEGVPVEYEIDGQMRGDQILFLDDPVDL, from the coding sequence TTGATATACGCTTATGACGGCATAAGCCCGCAGCGGCAGGATTACCGGCAGGTCATCCTGCCAGATCGTCTACTGAATGCGCTGAATCGCCTGAATCCAAAAGTACCTGCTCAAATACTGGAAGACGTACTGCACACTTTGAGCAAGCCTCAACATCTATCTCTCATAAAGAACAACCGTGCTTTCCATGAAATGCTGCTGGAAGGAGTGCCTGTGGAGTATGAAATAGATGGGCAGATGCGAGGGGACCAAATCCTCTTCCTTGATGATCCTGTGGATCTTTAG